In Pseudoalteromonas piratica, the genomic stretch CCAAGCACTTAGTTATTGGTACACACGGTTCAACTTATGGTGGTAACCCATTAGCATGTGCCGTAGCTGAAGCTGCATTTGATACTGTAAACCAAACAGATGTACTTGAAGGTGTAACTGCAAAAGAAGCGTTATTCCGTGAAGGGCTAGAAGCTATTAACGCAAAGTATGATGTTTTCAGTGAAGTACGCGGTAAAGGTTTATTACTCGGTGCTGTGCTAAACGAAAAATATAAAGGTCGCGCACGTGATTTCTTAAATGCATCAAGTGCAAATGGCTTAATGGCATTAGTTGCAGGTGCTGATGTTGTTCGTTTCACGCCTTCATTAGTTATACCAAATGAAGACATTGCTGAAGGCCTTGCTCGTTTTGAGAAAGCCGTAGCGGCAGTTGTAAACGGTTAAGAACCTAGTTGGTTATGTTAGTATTAAGACCAATTAAAACAGATGACTTTGCTGCTTTGAAAGAAGTAGCAAAGGCTTCTGGCCATGGCTTTACTTCATTGCCTGTTTGCGACGATTTACTCGAACGTAAAATTGCACGCGCGGTAGATAGCTTCAACAAACAAGTAGAGTCACCACAAGATGAAGGTTACCTATTTGTTTTAGAAGATACCCAAAGCAAAGAAATTGTTGGTACCACTGCAATTGAAGCGGCAGTAGGCTTAGACGTGCCACTTTACCATTACCATATGGGTAAAACAGTGCATCACTCTAGCACATTAGGCGTTTACAATACGGTTGATATTCTAAGTATGTGTAACGACTATACAGGTGCTACTGAAATATGTACCTTATTCTTAAAAGAATCTCATCGTAGTGGCTTAGCAGGACGCTTTCTTTCCCGAATTCGTTTTTTGTTTATGGCACAACATCAACAACGTTTTTCAAACCGTGTTATCGCTGAAATGCGAGGTGTCTCAGATTCTCATGGCCATTCGCCATTTTGGCAGTGGTTACAAGAACACTTTTTTACAATCGACTTCCCAACAGCCGACCATTTAATTGGCACAGGTAACAAGGTCTTTATCTCTGAGTTGATGCCTAAATACCCAATCTACGCTAATTTACTGAGCGAGGATGCACAAAAGGTTATTGGTAAAGTGCACGATAAAACAAAACCTGCACTTAGATTGTTAGAAAAGGAAGGATTTGAATTCCGCGGTTATGTTGACCTTTTTGATGCCGGGCCAACCGTTGAAGCGCAACTCGATAACATTAAAAGCGTTAGAGACAGTCGCTTACTTACAGTAGAGATTGGTGACCAACAAAGTGTTGACACTTTTGCAATTTCAAACTTAGAAGTAAATGAATTCAAGGCAGTATTCAGTTGTAATATTGCGATTAATGAAAGCTCAGATACGGCAATTATTTCACAAGAGATTGCCACTGCAATCGGTGTATCCGCTGGGCAGTCAATTAGAGTTTTAAAATTAAGTTAGGTCGTGCTTAAACCTACTTTAATCAACTAATTAGATGGCAAAAAATACTGCTATCACTTTAAAGGTAACATTATGCACAACAATGTAGACACATTATTCGACCATTTATGGAATAGTTACTTAGAGGTAACCCCATCAGCTGTAAAAATCCATAAATTACTTGGTGACACACAGCAAAGTGATGTAATTAATGACCATATTGCGTTAAGAACATTTAACATTGAGAAAGTTGGTCTAGAAAAATTAGCGCAACACTTTTTGGCTGTTGGTTACACAGAATGTGGTGAGTACCACTTCGAAGCTAAAAAACTATATGCAAAACACTTTGAACACAGCGATCCAACAAAGCCAAAGGTATTTATTTCTGAATTACTTGTTGAAAAGTTTTCACCGGAATTACAAAAAACAATTCACGAGCTTGTAGAACAAATTGATGATGCCGCAGTAACAGCAGAAAACTTCTTATACTCAGGTACACATTGGCAAATTGATTCGGATACTTACCAGCAATTACTTGCTGAGTCAGAATACGCTGCGTGGACAGCAGCATGGGGTTACCGTGCAAATCACTTTACAGTTAGCATTAATCATTTAGCTAACTTTGATACTATTGAAGCAGTAAACACAACATTAAAAGAAGCTGGTTTTGAATTAAACAGCTCTGGCGGTGAAATTAAAGGTTCACCAGAAGTATTGCTTGAGCAATCATCAACACTTGCGGATAAAGCTGAAGTGACATTCAGCGACGGTGTTAAAGCTATTCCTAGTTGTTTCTATGAATTTGCATTGCGTTATCTTAAGCCAGATGGCGAAATCTATACAGGTTTTGTTGCAGCATCGGCAGACAAGATATTTGAAAGTACCAACGCGCGTTAATTTAATTAACAAGCACAATAAAAAACGAGCACTTTGCTCGTTTTTTTATTTCAACATAACTATACTTGATTTAGCAGTAATTAATTGAAGCCTGTTTTCTATGTTTTTGAAAAATAATGAAAGATACAATTGCTAAATGAAATATACCTTCTTATTGCTGTTTTTTATATCCACCCAATTAAGCGCTAAAATCAAAAAAGTGGATATCTACACTTATCATGATATGCCACCTTATGTAATTAATTTACAAAAAGAAACAGGCCTTTATTTTGATTTTGTAAAACTATTAAATCAAATGAACTCAGGTTATTCGTTTAACTTAATCTTCATTCCTCGTAAACGCTTAGATTACCGATTAGCACAAAATAAACTAGATGGCATTGTCATTGGTGTTAACCCAAAATGGTTTAAAGATGCTAATCAAACACGCTACTTCTGGTCCGCTTCTATCATGCAAGATAAGGATGTATTTGTTAGTTTAAGCGCTAAACCTGTTAAGGTTTCAAAATTTAGCGACTTGACAGATTTACGTGTTGGTGGGATCCGTGGCTTTCGCTATATAGGTATTGATGAGTTAGTAGCACAACACAAACTGAACCGTGTTGATACGCAGACTGAAACTCAACTATTTGATATGTTGACAAAAGAACGTGTTGATACGGCTATTTTGAGTATCTATACATTTTATTATCTGAGTAAGAACAGGGCATCTGATTACTATATCGCTGAGCAGCAACACGATAACTTTTCACGCCACTTTATGTTGCCAAAACAGAATAATGAAGCGCTCTACACTAGTTTAAATCGCATGATTGAAAGTGAAGACTTCATGAAAAACTGGAATAAAATGTTACTTAGCTATACTATGCCAATTCGCTAACTTGTATATTTTCTTTTCATGTCCAAAACCACGCTAATTTTTATTTTATTATTCATTGTAAGTTGCTGTGGTTTATTACTTTTGATTGACGCGCCAATGCTTCAATATTCTCATGAATTTTTATGGCATGTCCCTTACCGTTCTTTTTTTATTATGCTGATATTGGTTTTGATATCCTCGATTGGCAAAATACTCGCCGGACAAAGCTTATTTGAACAAGGTATCGCAAATTTAGGCTTATATGGCGCACTTTCTTGGTTTCCTGTGTCACTTATTTTTTCGGGTAATGTTAGAAATATCTTCAGCGCAAGTAGCCTGGTTACCTATGATACTTGGCTTATTTTTAGTTTCATTCCAATAATGTGCACCTTGCTCCTTGGCTGTTTAGCGTTAATAAAATACTTATTTAACAATTAGGTATTATTTTGAAGTGCCAATTCATATATCACCATGTTATGTAAGCCACCTAGTATTGAATTACTTTCTAAATTACTCAGCTTTAAACGATAACTATAAAAACAGTGGCTTGTATTAATCGCGCCAAAATTACCAAGTAATTTAAGTGTATTATTAAAATACCAGTTACCG encodes the following:
- the astA gene encoding arginine N-succinyltransferase gives rise to the protein MLVLRPIKTDDFAALKEVAKASGHGFTSLPVCDDLLERKIARAVDSFNKQVESPQDEGYLFVLEDTQSKEIVGTTAIEAAVGLDVPLYHYHMGKTVHHSSTLGVYNTVDILSMCNDYTGATEICTLFLKESHRSGLAGRFLSRIRFLFMAQHQQRFSNRVIAEMRGVSDSHGHSPFWQWLQEHFFTIDFPTADHLIGTGNKVFISELMPKYPIYANLLSEDAQKVIGKVHDKTKPALRLLEKEGFEFRGYVDLFDAGPTVEAQLDNIKSVRDSRLLTVEIGDQQSVDTFAISNLEVNEFKAVFSCNIAINESSDTAIISQEIATAIGVSAGQSIRVLKLS
- a CDS encoding DUF1338 domain-containing protein; protein product: MHNNVDTLFDHLWNSYLEVTPSAVKIHKLLGDTQQSDVINDHIALRTFNIEKVGLEKLAQHFLAVGYTECGEYHFEAKKLYAKHFEHSDPTKPKVFISELLVEKFSPELQKTIHELVEQIDDAAVTAENFLYSGTHWQIDSDTYQQLLAESEYAAWTAAWGYRANHFTVSINHLANFDTIEAVNTTLKEAGFELNSSGGEIKGSPEVLLEQSSTLADKAEVTFSDGVKAIPSCFYEFALRYLKPDGEIYTGFVAASADKIFESTNAR
- a CDS encoding substrate-binding periplasmic protein → MKYTFLLLFFISTQLSAKIKKVDIYTYHDMPPYVINLQKETGLYFDFVKLLNQMNSGYSFNLIFIPRKRLDYRLAQNKLDGIVIGVNPKWFKDANQTRYFWSASIMQDKDVFVSLSAKPVKVSKFSDLTDLRVGGIRGFRYIGIDELVAQHKLNRVDTQTETQLFDMLTKERVDTAILSIYTFYYLSKNRASDYYIAEQQHDNFSRHFMLPKQNNEALYTSLNRMIESEDFMKNWNKMLLSYTMPIR